The following proteins come from a genomic window of Actinomycetes bacterium:
- the ffh gene encoding signal recognition particle protein, translating to MFEFLTDKFENLFFKIRNKGKLSPQDLELALKEIKFALLEADVNFKVVKQFLSQVKKKAVGDQITESLTPYQQVVKIVNDEIVEVLGGSAGKVDLSNKPPTIIMMVGLQGTGKTSSVIKLANYFQKEYHKKVSVVASDVYRPAAVLQLKNMAETIGVEVYSEKGKDPVKISARGAAKFKKEGSDIVIIDTAGRLQIDKKMMGEIGNIKKKVKPHQVLLVLDAMTGQEAVNIATTFNSEVECDGLIMTKIDSDSRGGAALSVHYMTQKPIKFISTGEKVDDFEVFYPDRIASRILGMGDVLTLIENAEKAIDEKTAQKFEEKIRKNELNFEDFVEQLKSIKKMGSMDKLFSMLPMAGKGKLLKNINLDDSQLKPIEAMIGSMTVEERRNPNIINGSRKRRIARGSGTSVAEVNRLIKQFGTTRQMLKQFSGNMDGINFPFDKIRG from the coding sequence ATGTTTGAATTTTTAACCGACAAGTTTGAAAATCTATTTTTTAAGATAAGAAATAAGGGAAAACTTTCCCCGCAGGACCTGGAACTTGCGCTTAAAGAGATTAAGTTTGCCCTGCTGGAAGCTGATGTAAACTTCAAAGTGGTAAAGCAATTTTTAAGCCAGGTAAAAAAGAAGGCTGTGGGAGATCAGATAACCGAAAGCCTGACTCCCTACCAGCAGGTAGTAAAGATAGTAAATGATGAGATAGTAGAGGTATTGGGCGGTTCAGCCGGAAAGGTTGATCTTAGCAATAAGCCACCTACTATAATTATGATGGTAGGCCTTCAGGGTACAGGTAAGACTTCTTCCGTAATAAAGCTGGCCAATTATTTCCAGAAGGAATACCACAAAAAGGTATCGGTGGTGGCCTCTGATGTATACCGTCCGGCAGCTGTATTACAGTTAAAAAATATGGCAGAAACTATAGGGGTGGAAGTATATTCTGAAAAAGGCAAAGATCCGGTGAAAATATCTGCCCGGGGAGCGGCCAAATTTAAGAAAGAGGGAAGTGATATAGTAATAATTGATACCGCAGGAAGGCTTCAGATTGATAAGAAGATGATGGGCGAGATTGGAAATATAAAAAAGAAGGTAAAGCCCCACCAGGTACTGCTGGTTCTGGATGCCATGACCGGCCAGGAAGCAGTAAATATTGCCACAACCTTTAATTCTGAAGTAGAATGCGATGGACTTATAATGACTAAGATTGACAGTGATTCCAGGGGCGGTGCTGCACTTTCGGTTCATTATATGACCCAGAAACCAATAAAATTTATATCTACCGGTGAAAAGGTCGATGATTTTGAGGTATTTTATCCGGACAGAATAGCTTCAAGAATCCTGGGAATGGGGGATGTGCTTACCCTTATAGAGAATGCGGAGAAGGCAATAGATGAAAAAACTGCCCAGAAATTTGAGGAGAAGATAAGAAAGAATGAATTAAACTTTGAGGATTTTGTGGAGCAGCTAAAGAGCATAAAAAAAATGGGTTCCATGGATAAACTGTTTTCCATGCTGCCTATGGCCGGAAAAGGTAAGCTGCTTAAGAATATAAATCTGGATGATTCACAGCTAAAGCCAATCGAGGCCATGATTGGCTCCATGACTGTTGAAGAAAGAAGAAATCCCAATATAATTAATGGAAGCAGGAAAAGAAGGATTGCCAGAGGCAGCGGTACGTCGGTAGCAGAGGTTAACCGGTTGATAAAGCAATTTGGTACTACCAGACAGATGTTAAAGCAATTCTCCGGAAACATGGACGGAATCAATTTTCCCTTCGATAAAATAAGGGGATAA
- the rimM gene encoding ribosome maturation factor RimM (Essential for efficient processing of 16S rRNA) gives MSIRVVGVIGKPHGVKGFVTVRLYTDYPKSIIKGDILYTSPEGKDRLTVEMVMDGSRKDSILIKFLELADRNAAEQYRGQYLYRPEADSPHLETGQYWADDIPGCTVFEGDRFVGTVVQMLDLPANYVLSIDLEAGEAEKRKTKNILVPFIDVYIEKVNIGERKIILKKLPQYI, from the coding sequence ATGTCTATAAGAGTAGTCGGGGTAATCGGTAAGCCGCACGGGGTTAAAGGATTTGTTACAGTAAGGCTTTATACCGATTACCCCAAATCTATTATTAAAGGTGATATTTTATATACTTCCCCTGAAGGTAAGGACAGGCTAACTGTAGAGATGGTTATGGACGGCAGCAGGAAAGATAGTATCCTTATAAAATTTCTGGAATTGGCTGACAGAAATGCTGCGGAACAATACCGGGGTCAATACCTGTACCGTCCTGAAGCTGATAGTCCCCATTTGGAGACTGGCCAGTACTGGGCAGATGATATACCCGGGTGTACGGTATTTGAAGGGGATAGATTTGTTGGAACTGTGGTACAGATGCTTGATCTCCCGGCAAATTATGTTCTTTCAATAGATCTGGAAGCAGGGGAAGCTGAAAAAAGAAAAACAAAAAATATTTTGGTACCCTTTATTGATGTTTATATTGAGAAGGTAAATATAGGGGAGAGAAAAATAATTTTAAAAAAACTACCCCAATATATCTAA
- the rpsB gene encoding 30S ribosomal protein S2, giving the protein MSIVTMKQLLEVGVHFGHQTRKWNPKMKKYIYAAKNGIYIIDLQQTMQLIMEAYDYIKDLASDQGTVLFVGTKKQTQDTIEKYAQDCGMPYVKNRWLGGTLTNFQTISKRTKRLVEIEEMEESGVFEKLPKKEVLGIKKEYEKLLYNIGGIRDMKKIPDALYVVDPHKEVIAVNEAVKLGIPIVAITDTNCDPDNIDYVIPGNDDAIRSCSLITSVIADAVKKGVQENLKIDKSPEQEEAKQVGQEIPEGELEDKPEDDGVWV; this is encoded by the coding sequence TTGAGTATTGTAACCATGAAACAATTGCTGGAGGTGGGGGTACATTTCGGCCACCAGACCAGAAAGTGGAATCCAAAAATGAAGAAATATATATATGCTGCCAAAAATGGCATATATATCATAGATCTTCAACAGACCATGCAGCTGATAATGGAAGCCTATGATTATATCAAGGACCTTGCCAGTGACCAAGGCACGGTGCTTTTTGTAGGAACCAAGAAACAGACCCAGGATACTATTGAGAAATATGCCCAGGACTGCGGCATGCCTTATGTAAAGAATCGATGGCTGGGGGGAACCCTTACTAATTTTCAGACCATAAGCAAAAGGACCAAAAGACTGGTAGAAATTGAAGAGATGGAAGAGAGCGGTGTTTTTGAAAAGCTGCCCAAGAAAGAAGTGCTGGGTATAAAAAAGGAATATGAGAAGTTACTGTATAATATCGGGGGAATAAGAGATATGAAGAAGATACCCGACGCCCTGTATGTGGTGGATCCGCATAAAGAAGTAATTGCAGTTAATGAAGCTGTCAAACTCGGCATACCTATTGTAGCCATAACTGATACCAATTGTGATCCGGATAACATAGATTATGTTATACCCGGAAATGATGATGCTATAAGGTCCTGCAGCTTAATTACCAGCGTAATCGCTGATGCGGTAAAAAAAGGAGTGCAGGAGAATTTGAAAATTGATAAAAGCCCAGAACAGGAAGAGGCAAAACAGGTAGGACAGGAAATACCTGAAGGCGAGCTTGAAGATAAGCCTGAAGATGACGGTGTATGGGTTTAA
- the rplS gene encoding 50S ribosomal protein L19 — translation MNTLDKVENKYIRSDIPEFKPGDKISVNIRISEENKDRIQTLEGIVLKKQGSGLNETFTVRKISFNNIGVERTFLLNSPIIQSIQRLEEGLVRRAKLYYLRDKIGKKSKVKFKK, via the coding sequence ATGAATACTCTTGATAAGGTAGAAAATAAATATATCAGGTCTGATATCCCTGAATTTAAGCCGGGTGACAAGATCAGCGTAAATATCAGGATCAGTGAAGAAAACAAGGACAGAATCCAGACGCTTGAAGGTATAGTACTGAAAAAACAGGGTAGCGGTTTAAATGAAACCTTTACCGTAAGGAAGATATCTTTTAACAATATTGGTGTGGAAAGAACATTTCTATTGAATTCCCCCATAATACAGTCCATACAAAGGCTGGAGGAAGGTTTGGTCAGAAGAGCCAAGCTGTATTATCTCAGAGATAAGATTGGTAAAAAATCCAAGGTTAAATTCAAGAAATAG
- the ftsY gene encoding signal recognition particle-docking protein FtsY, whose translation MKKLIKNFNYFVNKLKNNDQDVWDQLEEELILGDINAATATWLLEQIKPEILSEKEVNPDRIKQLLKEKIEAILDGQGEAVLNLSDTNPSVYLIVGVNGVGKTTTLAKIAWMFQKQGKKVLIAAADTYRAAAVEQIQHYAQDMGIPVVSHQKNSDPGAVVYDSIEKAAANDIDLVLVDTAGRMQTSFNLMEELKKINRVVSKKTGRDTDEVLLVIDSTTGQNAKAQAEKFNQALPVTGLVLTKTDGTSKGGIVVTIKNELGLRVKLIGSGEKLDNLSYFDPKKYVDLLVS comes from the coding sequence ATGAAGAAATTAATTAAAAATTTTAATTATTTTGTAAACAAGCTTAAAAATAATGACCAGGATGTATGGGATCAGCTGGAGGAGGAGCTCATACTGGGAGATATAAATGCTGCCACTGCTACCTGGCTTCTGGAGCAGATAAAGCCGGAAATTTTAAGTGAAAAAGAGGTAAATCCTGACCGTATTAAACAATTGCTTAAGGAAAAAATTGAAGCCATACTTGATGGGCAGGGCGAAGCTGTTTTAAACCTGTCTGATACCAATCCCTCAGTCTATTTGATAGTGGGGGTAAACGGGGTAGGCAAGACTACCACTTTGGCAAAAATTGCCTGGATGTTTCAGAAACAGGGTAAAAAAGTATTGATTGCAGCTGCTGATACTTACCGGGCAGCAGCAGTGGAGCAGATCCAGCATTATGCCCAGGATATGGGTATACCGGTGGTAAGCCATCAGAAAAATTCAGATCCCGGGGCGGTAGTCTATGACAGTATAGAAAAAGCAGCGGCCAATGATATAGATCTGGTGCTGGTGGATACCGCAGGAAGGATGCAAACATCATTCAACCTGATGGAAGAACTTAAAAAGATAAACAGGGTGGTATCCAAAAAAACAGGCAGAGATACCGATGAAGTTTTACTGGTGATAGATTCAACTACCGGCCAGAATGCCAAAGCACAGGCGGAAAAATTTAATCAGGCTTTGCCGGTTACCGGTCTTGTTTTAACCAAGACCGACGGCACTTCAAAGGGAGGTATAGTAGTAACTATAAAAAATGAACTGGGGTTGAGGGTTAAGTTGATAGGGTCTGGAGAAAAACTGGATAACCTATCTTATTTTGACCCTAAAAAATATGTTGATTTATTGGTATCCTAA
- the lepB gene encoding signal peptidase I, whose amino-acid sequence MGQKKIVKEFLGYLVVVIAAVAISLTIRIFVFEPFIVPTPSMEPTLLVGDKVIVNKLAYRFGEISRGDLVVFNSSAEPEKELVKRAIGLPGEEVTLTNEGQIIINGQPIEETYLVHDNSGSYQNQTYKLGPDQYFVMGDNRKNSLDSRYFGPILNTDIFGELVIIYWPPSRIKHL is encoded by the coding sequence ATGGGTCAGAAAAAAATAGTTAAAGAATTTTTAGGCTATCTTGTAGTAGTAATAGCGGCTGTGGCTATTTCTCTGACCATAAGAATTTTTGTCTTTGAGCCTTTTATAGTGCCCACTCCTTCCATGGAGCCCACTCTCCTGGTGGGAGATAAAGTTATAGTAAATAAGCTGGCTTACCGCTTTGGGGAGATATCAAGAGGTGATTTAGTTGTTTTTAATTCTTCTGCTGAACCGGAAAAAGAACTGGTAAAGAGGGCTATTGGCCTACCCGGGGAAGAAGTTACCTTAACCAATGAAGGGCAGATAATTATAAATGGACAACCAATAGAGGAAACTTATCTAGTCCATGATAATTCCGGCAGTTACCAGAACCAAACCTATAAGCTGGGCCCGGACCAGTATTTTGTTATGGGAGACAACCGCAAGAACAGTCTGGACAGCAGGTATTTTGGCCCTATTTTAAACACCGATATATTTGGAGAGCTGGTAATCATTTACTGGCCGCCTTCCAGGATAAAACACCTGTAG
- a CDS encoding tyrosine recombinase XerC, with translation MKLFEGLAKYLEFIKYQKNLSPHTIQSYKKDISHFLKYIQNKGVESLEDITLNDFRKYIKFLDNFKYANSTIIRKYSSFVNFFKFFEKKDILEENLSQQLVPPKKDQRFFNFLSASEAEKLLTNIEVESDCGKRDRALIELMYSTGARVNEIENIKMFDLEMKEREIKVVGKGNKQRIVYINRSACQSLENYLKIRTNFLYQKDSYKKSPYLFLNQQGGRLSARSMRTILKKHIFKAAIDKNISPHSIRHSFASHLLQSGANIREVQELLGHENISTTQIYTHLNIKKLKQDYNNYHPRAK, from the coding sequence ATGAAACTCTTTGAAGGCCTGGCCAAATATTTAGAATTTATAAAGTACCAGAAAAATCTTTCTCCCCATACTATCCAATCCTATAAAAAAGATATCAGCCACTTTTTAAAATATATACAGAATAAAGGAGTAGAATCTCTGGAAGATATAACCCTGAATGATTTTAGAAAATATATAAAATTTCTGGATAATTTCAAATATGCAAATAGCACCATAATCAGAAAATATTCCTCCTTTGTAAATTTTTTCAAGTTTTTTGAAAAAAAAGATATTCTGGAAGAAAATTTGAGCCAGCAGTTGGTTCCTCCCAAAAAAGATCAGAGATTTTTTAATTTTCTGTCTGCTTCAGAAGCAGAAAAACTGTTAACCAATATTGAGGTGGAAAGTGATTGTGGAAAAAGGGACAGGGCTTTAATAGAGCTTATGTATTCTACCGGAGCCAGGGTAAATGAGATAGAAAATATAAAGATGTTTGATCTGGAAATGAAAGAAAGGGAAATTAAGGTGGTAGGGAAAGGAAACAAACAAAGGATTGTTTATATAAACCGCAGTGCCTGCCAAAGCCTGGAAAACTATCTGAAAATAAGAACTAATTTTTTATATCAAAAAGATAGCTATAAAAAAAGCCCTTATCTGTTTCTGAATCAGCAGGGAGGCAGACTGTCGGCCAGAAGCATGAGAACCATACTGAAGAAACATATCTTTAAGGCAGCCATAGATAAAAATATTTCCCCTCACAGCATAAGGCACAGCTTTGCCAGCCACCTGCTGCAGAGCGGAGCCAATATAAGGGAGGTTCAGGAATTGCTGGGGCATGAAAATATTTCCACAACCCAGATATATACTCACTTAAATATAAAAAAATTAAAACAGGATTATAATAATTATCATCCCCGGGCAAAATAA
- the rpsP gene encoding 30S ribosomal protein S16, with the protein MSVKIRLTRTGFKKRPFYRIVVTDSRSPRDGKFIENIGTYDPKSEPSKVEVDKEKALEWIKKGAKPSNTVQKLFEKINLISSDNK; encoded by the coding sequence TTGAGTGTAAAGATTAGGTTGACAAGAACTGGTTTTAAGAAAAGGCCATTCTACAGAATTGTAGTTACCGACAGCAGATCTCCCAGGGATGGAAAGTTTATTGAAAATATTGGAACTTATGATCCCAAGAGTGAACCTTCAAAGGTAGAGGTGGATAAGGAGAAAGCACTGGAATGGATTAAGAAAGGGGCAAAGCCCAGCAATACAGTGCAGAAGCTTTTCGAGAAAATTAATTTAATCAGTAGTGACAACAAATAA
- the dprA gene encoding DNA-processing protein DprA: MYIWVYYVAMGISPVTIKLMHLLYIQGINSGFFNKVFRQYGRDMSRVFSYFGLDRKVEKCSRLDRIIYQLKRDNLRVLNLTDRQYPELLKNIALVPPLLFLKGRPITDNFKIAVVGTRKPSDYGKKVAANLGRQLSRAGITVVSGMAKGIDGCAQQASLAGKGGSIGVLGNGIGYTYPRSNFRLFGEIVENGCLVSEYLPLSKPRKKNFVYRNRIISGLANGVVVIESAEKGGALITANFAAEQGREVFAVPGNIYSRTSRGTNNLIQKGAKLVSSIDSIVEEFNYI; the protein is encoded by the coding sequence ATGTACATATGGGTCTATTATGTGGCCATGGGTATTTCTCCGGTAACTATTAAATTGATGCACCTACTTTATATCCAGGGCATAAACTCTGGCTTTTTTAACAAAGTTTTCCGGCAGTATGGCCGGGATATGTCCAGGGTTTTTTCCTATTTTGGATTAGATAGAAAAGTGGAAAAGTGCAGCAGGCTGGACCGGATAATCTATCAGCTTAAGCGGGACAACCTGAGGGTTTTAAACCTTACCGATAGACAATACCCGGAGCTGCTAAAAAATATAGCTTTAGTCCCCCCACTGCTTTTTCTAAAAGGCAGGCCCATTACTGATAATTTTAAAATAGCGGTGGTGGGCACCAGAAAGCCTTCAGATTATGGGAAAAAAGTGGCAGCCAATTTAGGCAGACAGCTGTCCAGGGCAGGTATAACTGTGGTAAGCGGGATGGCTAAAGGTATAGACGGCTGTGCCCAGCAGGCTTCGCTGGCCGGCAAAGGGGGGAGTATAGGGGTGCTGGGTAATGGCATAGGTTATACCTATCCCAGAAGCAATTTCCGTTTATTCGGGGAAATAGTTGAAAATGGATGCCTGGTTTCAGAGTATCTTCCCTTATCCAAGCCCAGAAAGAAAAACTTTGTATACAGGAACAGAATAATCAGCGGCCTGGCTAACGGGGTGGTGGTAATTGAAAGTGCTGAAAAGGGCGGAGCCCTGATAACTGCAAATTTTGCTGCCGAACAGGGAAGGGAAGTTTTCGCTGTACCCGGAAATATATACAGCAGAACCAGCAGAGGAACCAATAACCTTATACAGAAAGGAGCAAAGCTGGTATCCAGCATTGACAGTATAGTGGAGGAGTTCAATTATATCTGA
- the trmD gene encoding tRNA (guanosine(37)-N1)-methyltransferase TrmD, whose amino-acid sequence MLNINVITIFPDFFANFFEHGVIKEAFLQNLCQVNIYNLRDFTTDKQKKVDDRPYGGGPGMVLMPQPLDEAINYLKDKIGDRNGSSKTILLTPKGRVLNQPLLKELVKIPNLILVCGRYEGIDQRVIDLDIDMEISIGDYVLSGGEVPAMVLMDGLIRLLPGVVGKKESVEQESFEDSLLDFPQYTRPPVFKGLKVPEVLLTGNHEKIKSWRNEQSVKITKNRRPDLFDKKS is encoded by the coding sequence ATGTTAAACATAAATGTTATAACTATATTCCCTGATTTTTTTGCTAACTTTTTTGAGCATGGTGTAATAAAGGAAGCTTTTTTACAGAATTTATGCCAGGTCAATATTTATAATCTAAGGGATTTTACCACAGACAAACAAAAGAAGGTGGATGACCGGCCCTATGGGGGAGGACCGGGCATGGTGCTGATGCCCCAGCCATTAGATGAGGCCATAAATTACCTGAAGGATAAAATTGGGGATAGAAATGGTTCATCTAAAACCATACTGCTTACTCCCAAAGGCAGGGTTTTAAATCAGCCCCTGCTAAAGGAACTGGTTAAGATACCCAATCTTATACTGGTTTGCGGAAGGTATGAAGGCATTGACCAGAGGGTAATAGATTTGGATATAGATATGGAAATTTCCATTGGGGACTATGTGCTGTCCGGGGGAGAGGTTCCAGCCATGGTTTTAATGGATGGCCTTATCCGTCTGCTGCCGGGGGTAGTGGGAAAGAAAGAGTCAGTTGAGCAGGAGTCTTTTGAGGATAGCCTGCTGGATTTTCCCCAGTATACCAGGCCTCCTGTTTTTAAGGGTTTGAAAGTGCCCGAAGTGCTGCTTACCGGTAACCATGAAAAGATAAAGTCTTGGAGAAATGAGCAGTCGGTAAAAATAACTAAGAACAGGCGTCCTGATTTATTTGACAAAAAAAGTTAA
- a CDS encoding ribonuclease HII translates to MNIKEINRLRKLTAYEDNLYGCGMEYIAGADEAGRGSLAGPLVAAAVILDKKCMLIDGLNDSKKIPPKKRQQLFKIITGSCVCWSVAAVGPRKIDDLNIGRANILALSRAVGKLNIKPDIILSDFFSFDAKAQVVPLTNGDMLSLSIAAASIVAKVIRDNIMVKFDRYYPEYGFSKNKGYATREHLLSLQKYGPSHIHRLSFTGVLN, encoded by the coding sequence ATGAATATTAAAGAAATAAACCGGTTGAGAAAACTTACTGCCTATGAGGATAATTTATATGGTTGCGGCATGGAGTATATTGCGGGAGCGGATGAGGCAGGAAGAGGTTCGCTGGCCGGTCCTCTGGTAGCAGCAGCAGTAATACTGGATAAAAAGTGTATGCTTATAGACGGATTAAATGATTCTAAAAAGATACCTCCAAAAAAAAGGCAGCAGCTGTTTAAAATAATTACTGGCAGCTGTGTTTGCTGGTCCGTAGCTGCGGTCGGTCCCAGAAAGATTGATGATTTGAATATAGGAAGGGCAAATATCCTGGCTTTAAGCAGGGCGGTCGGAAAGTTAAACATAAAACCTGATATTATATTATCAGATTTTTTCAGTTTTGATGCTAAAGCACAGGTAGTTCCTTTAACCAATGGGGATATGCTGAGCCTTTCCATTGCTGCCGCCTCAATTGTGGCCAAGGTAATAAGGGATAATATCATGGTCAAATTCGACCGTTACTATCCAGAATATGGTTTCAGCAAAAATAAGGGTTATGCTACCAGGGAACATCTTTTGAGCTTACAGAAATATGGGCCCAGCCATATCCACCGGTTAAGTTTTACTGGAGTATTAAACTAA
- a CDS encoding KH domain-containing protein, producing the protein MVKELLEYMVKELVDNPEEVQITEEEEDEKTIIFKLQVAEDDLGKVIGKKGRTANALRVIMRAASAKRGKSSIVKILD; encoded by the coding sequence ATTGTGAAAGAACTACTAGAGTACATGGTAAAAGAACTGGTTGATAATCCTGAGGAGGTTCAGATTACCGAAGAAGAGGAGGATGAAAAGACAATAATTTTCAAACTACAGGTAGCCGAGGATGACCTGGGCAAGGTTATTGGTAAAAAAGGTAGAACAGCCAATGCTCTAAGAGTGATTATGAGAGCAGCTTCTGCAAAAAGAGGAAAATCATCAATTGTTAAAATATTAGACTGA